The proteins below come from a single Cololabis saira isolate AMF1-May2022 chromosome 2, fColSai1.1, whole genome shotgun sequence genomic window:
- the si:dkey-163f14.6 gene encoding uncharacterized protein si:dkey-163f14.6 isoform X2, producing the protein MGPLAALVALVCFAVPVCGDMGSCNALRNLDNGQTFFRYGGLLVIFQCNPGYKLHGYKSNSCVSGHWSRDPPVCVGSGCSDPGEIIHGTSSVNQDGSWAVYSCNSGFHLHGPSMLYCKGHSWNSTKPVCKETDIMSSVSSINVGKSNSYQNLQSSAGVKSRQHSHSDIVTKAASKEVDVKFGLLPSTPTSLFNSERMNVITTEIPPKTHDHITSLKAHDVVQANQGSGKRGSEVTMSREEVGKMEEVTQISATKHSLSITVSSALSSASETEHSTFSPSSFSSTHAPAVTTSTNVALRQTSLRHYTNVSLPVLGFKEAAPSQDNVTPSEVVTAGNKVQQAESGFKSPFLPQTQFIEQNKATDQSHETTLDFSTSSPATSAFLRFTLSNMKSQLPDGNAVPSYISNNTDLRSTRTENNNFTMTFKPISPFLNVSRQPVCPYPPVPAHGTYYFYNVENPGPRESRQYIQYTCYPGYTLAHGDVHSYCQQGGTWSGVTPVCLDLTPCSINNGGCSQLCSPSQMYNQSSNQTQTTVKCHCKPGFTLLDDGLTCRDIDECAVNLGLGPCLQRCHNSPGSYRCSCTFGHILAGDGHSCIAECPAGYRKQPTTPPENSTTPSLNQKCLDINECLEETCEWQCINLPGSHRCICPRGYTLQKDGQRCKDVNECSRENGGCSHLCVNRRGGHKCACPASHRLSPYSWKTCLPRETANTAG; encoded by the exons ATGGGACCTCTGGCAGCACTTGTCGCGCTAGTTTGCTTCGCCGTTCCAG TGTGTGGAGACATGGGATCATGCAATGCTCTGAGGAACCTGGACAACGGACAGACATTCTTCCGTTATGGTGGACTGCTGGTGATCTTCCAGTGTAATCCTGGTTACAAACTCCATGGATATAAAAGCAACAGCTGTGTGTCTGGACACTGGTCCCGGGACCCGCCAGTCTGTGTTG GCTCCGGCTGCTCCGACCCTGGAGAGATCATCCATGGAACGAGCAGTGTGAATCAGGATGGCTCCTGGGCAGTGTACAGCTGTAACAGTGGCTTTCACTTACATGGGCCCTCCATGTTATACTGCAAGGGCCACTCCTGGAACAGCACAAAGCCTGTATGCAAAG AGACAGACATAATGAGCTCAGTTTCAAGCATCAACGTGGGAAAATCAAACTCTTACCAGAACCTGCAGTCCTCTGCAGGTGTGAAGAGCCGACAACATTCCCACTCTGACATTGTGACAAAGGCAGCCTCTAAAGAAGTGGACGTCAAATTTGGTCTATTACCAAGCACACCAACTAGTTTGTTCAACAGTGAAAGAATGAATGTTATCACAACAGAAATTCCCCCGAAGACGCATGATCACATTACAAGTTTAAAAGCCCACGATGTGGTCCAGGCAAACCAAGGAAGTGGGAAACGTGGCTCAGAGGTCACAATGTCACGGGAAGAAGTAGGAAAGATGGAGGAAGTTACACAAATTTCTgccacaaaacacagtttatccATCACTGTCTCATCTGCCTTGTCATCAGCGTCAGAAACAGAGCATTCAACATTTTCGCCATCATCATTTTCTTCCACCCATGCACCAGCTGTCACTACTTCCACAAATGTTGCTCTCAGGCAAACCTCACTGCGTCATTACACCAACGTTTCTCTTCCCGTGCTTGGATTTAAAGAAGCTGCTCCGTCTCAAGATAACGTAACTCCCTCTGAAGTAGTAACGGCTGGAAACAAAGTCCAACAGGCTGAAAGTGGCTTCAAGTCTCCTTTTCTGCCTCAAACTCAGTTCATAGAGCAAAATAAAGCCACTGATCAATCACATGAGACAACTTTggatttttccacttcatcccCAGCAACCTCAGCATTTCTCCGCTTCACCCTGTCAAATATGAAATCACAGCTGCCTGATGGGAACGCTGTTCCTTCATATATCTCCAACAACACTGACTTGAGATCTACAAGGACTGAAAACAACAACTTTACAATGACCTTCAAACCAATTTCACCTTTTCTGAACGTCAGCAGACAACCTGTGTGCCCATACCCTCCTGTTCCTGCTCATGGGACTTATTACTTTTATAATGTTGAAAATCCAGGCCCTCGAGAATCCAGACAATATATTCAATATACTTGCTACCCCGGATATACTCTGGCTCATGGAGATGTGCACAGTTACTGCCAGCAAGGAGGGACCTGGAGCGGAGTCACACCTGTTTGTCTGG ATTTGACACCATGTTCAATCAACAATGGAGGCTGTTCCCAGCTGTGCTCTCCCTCCCAGATGTACAATCAGAGCTCCAATCAGACACAGACCACAGTTAAGTGTCACTGCAAACCTGGATTTACTCTGCTGGATGACGGTCTAACATGTCGAG ATATAGACGAGTGTGCTGTTAATCTGGGACTCGGGCCATGTCTGCAGCGGTGCCACAACTCACCAGGATCCTACAGATGTTCCTGCACGTTCGGGCACATCTTGGCTGGAGACGGACACAGCTGCATTGCAGAGTGTCCAGCTGGATACAGGAAACAACCGACCACACCGCCTGAAAATTCAACAACACCATCTCTAAACCAGAAGTGCTTAG ATATAAATGAGTGCCTGGAAGAAACGTGTGAGTGGCAGTGTATAAACTTGCCAGGTTCCCACCGTTGTATCTGCCCTCGTGGATACACACTCCAAAAGGATGGCCAGCGATGCAAGG ATGTTAATGAGTGCAGTCGGGAGAATGGAGGTTGCTCCCATTTGTGTGTGAATAGAAGAGGAGGGCATAAATGTGCCTGTCCAGCCTCCCATCGTCTGTCTCCCTACAGCTGGAAGACATGCCTGCCAAGGGAAACAGCAAACACTGCAGGCTGA
- the si:dkey-163f14.6 gene encoding uncharacterized protein si:dkey-163f14.6 isoform X1 has product MGPLAALVALVCFAVPVCGDMGSCNALRNLDNGQTFFRYGGLLVIFQCNPGYKLHGYKSNSCVSGHWSRDPPVCVGSGCSDPGEIIHGTSSVNQDGSWAVYSCNSGFHLHGPSMLYCKGHSWNSTKPVCKETDIMSSVSSINVGKSNSYQNLQSSAGVKSRQHSHSDIVTKAASKEVDVKFGLLPSTPTSLFNSERMNVITTEIPPKTHDHITSLKAHDVVQANQGSGKRGSEVTMSREEVGKMEEVTQISATKHSLSITVSSALSSASETEHSTFSPSSFSSTHAPAVTTSTNVALRQTSLRHYTNVSLPVLGFKEAAPSQDNVTPSEVVTAGNKVQQAESGFKSPFLPQTQFIEQNKATDQSHETTLDFSTSSPATSAFLRFTLSNMKSQLPDGNAVPSYISNNTDLRSTRTENNNFTMTFKPISPFLNVSRQPVCPYPPVPAHGTYYFYNVENPGPRESRQYIQYTCYPGYTLAHGDVHSYCQQGGTWSGVTPVCLDLTPCSINNGGCSQLCSPSQMYNQSSNQTQTTVKCHCKPGFTLLDDGLTCRDVDECLLPVAVTRCIFGCINSPGSFHCLCPAGYRQHTAYGHCQDIDECAVNLGLGPCLQRCHNSPGSYRCSCTFGHILAGDGHSCIAECPAGYRKQPTTPPENSTTPSLNQKCLDINECLEETCEWQCINLPGSHRCICPRGYTLQKDGQRCKDVNECSRENGGCSHLCVNRRGGHKCACPASHRLSPYSWKTCLPRETANTAG; this is encoded by the exons ATGGGACCTCTGGCAGCACTTGTCGCGCTAGTTTGCTTCGCCGTTCCAG TGTGTGGAGACATGGGATCATGCAATGCTCTGAGGAACCTGGACAACGGACAGACATTCTTCCGTTATGGTGGACTGCTGGTGATCTTCCAGTGTAATCCTGGTTACAAACTCCATGGATATAAAAGCAACAGCTGTGTGTCTGGACACTGGTCCCGGGACCCGCCAGTCTGTGTTG GCTCCGGCTGCTCCGACCCTGGAGAGATCATCCATGGAACGAGCAGTGTGAATCAGGATGGCTCCTGGGCAGTGTACAGCTGTAACAGTGGCTTTCACTTACATGGGCCCTCCATGTTATACTGCAAGGGCCACTCCTGGAACAGCACAAAGCCTGTATGCAAAG AGACAGACATAATGAGCTCAGTTTCAAGCATCAACGTGGGAAAATCAAACTCTTACCAGAACCTGCAGTCCTCTGCAGGTGTGAAGAGCCGACAACATTCCCACTCTGACATTGTGACAAAGGCAGCCTCTAAAGAAGTGGACGTCAAATTTGGTCTATTACCAAGCACACCAACTAGTTTGTTCAACAGTGAAAGAATGAATGTTATCACAACAGAAATTCCCCCGAAGACGCATGATCACATTACAAGTTTAAAAGCCCACGATGTGGTCCAGGCAAACCAAGGAAGTGGGAAACGTGGCTCAGAGGTCACAATGTCACGGGAAGAAGTAGGAAAGATGGAGGAAGTTACACAAATTTCTgccacaaaacacagtttatccATCACTGTCTCATCTGCCTTGTCATCAGCGTCAGAAACAGAGCATTCAACATTTTCGCCATCATCATTTTCTTCCACCCATGCACCAGCTGTCACTACTTCCACAAATGTTGCTCTCAGGCAAACCTCACTGCGTCATTACACCAACGTTTCTCTTCCCGTGCTTGGATTTAAAGAAGCTGCTCCGTCTCAAGATAACGTAACTCCCTCTGAAGTAGTAACGGCTGGAAACAAAGTCCAACAGGCTGAAAGTGGCTTCAAGTCTCCTTTTCTGCCTCAAACTCAGTTCATAGAGCAAAATAAAGCCACTGATCAATCACATGAGACAACTTTggatttttccacttcatcccCAGCAACCTCAGCATTTCTCCGCTTCACCCTGTCAAATATGAAATCACAGCTGCCTGATGGGAACGCTGTTCCTTCATATATCTCCAACAACACTGACTTGAGATCTACAAGGACTGAAAACAACAACTTTACAATGACCTTCAAACCAATTTCACCTTTTCTGAACGTCAGCAGACAACCTGTGTGCCCATACCCTCCTGTTCCTGCTCATGGGACTTATTACTTTTATAATGTTGAAAATCCAGGCCCTCGAGAATCCAGACAATATATTCAATATACTTGCTACCCCGGATATACTCTGGCTCATGGAGATGTGCACAGTTACTGCCAGCAAGGAGGGACCTGGAGCGGAGTCACACCTGTTTGTCTGG ATTTGACACCATGTTCAATCAACAATGGAGGCTGTTCCCAGCTGTGCTCTCCCTCCCAGATGTACAATCAGAGCTCCAATCAGACACAGACCACAGTTAAGTGTCACTGCAAACCTGGATTTACTCTGCTGGATGACGGTCTAACATGTCGAG ATGTTGATGAGTGTCTGCTGCCTGTGGCTGTCACACGCTGTATTTTTGGATGTATTAACTCTCCAGGGAGCTTCCACTGCCTCTGTCCAGCCGGCTACAGACAACACACTGCATATGGGCATTGTCAAG ATATAGACGAGTGTGCTGTTAATCTGGGACTCGGGCCATGTCTGCAGCGGTGCCACAACTCACCAGGATCCTACAGATGTTCCTGCACGTTCGGGCACATCTTGGCTGGAGACGGACACAGCTGCATTGCAGAGTGTCCAGCTGGATACAGGAAACAACCGACCACACCGCCTGAAAATTCAACAACACCATCTCTAAACCAGAAGTGCTTAG ATATAAATGAGTGCCTGGAAGAAACGTGTGAGTGGCAGTGTATAAACTTGCCAGGTTCCCACCGTTGTATCTGCCCTCGTGGATACACACTCCAAAAGGATGGCCAGCGATGCAAGG ATGTTAATGAGTGCAGTCGGGAGAATGGAGGTTGCTCCCATTTGTGTGTGAATAGAAGAGGAGGGCATAAATGTGCCTGTCCAGCCTCCCATCGTCTGTCTCCCTACAGCTGGAAGACATGCCTGCCAAGGGAAACAGCAAACACTGCAGGCTGA